ATCCACGAACGCCTGCGCCCGATGCGCGCGGAGCCGTAGCGGTCCACCAGCGGCGCCCACAGCGCCTTGAGCATCCACGGCAGGGACAGCGCGCCCGCGAAGCCCAGCGCGGCCAGGGACACGCCGCGCGTGCGCAGGTAGACGGGCAGCGCCGTCACCTGGAAGCCGAAGGGCAGCCCCTGCACGAAGTACAGCGCGCACAACAGCCACAGCCGGGACGGGATGCGTCGCATGGTCGTGGCCGGAGCATAGGCGCGCCCTCCGGTGTCCGTCGCGGGCCTATACTCACCGTTCCAGTCAGGCCCAGGGAGCCGCATGCCGGAGCGAGCCGCAACCGAGTCGGGAATCATCGTCGTGGAGCTGTCCGCCGAGCACGAGCTGGAGGCGGACCACGTGGACGCGGTGGTGGACGTGAAGGCGTCCTCGTTCTTCACCGGCAACGCGGCCTTCGCCAACGCGAAGGAGGTGGCCGCGCTGGTGCGCCTCATGGCGGACCTGGGCGTGCCGGCCACGGCCTTCACCCTCCAGTCGGTGCAGGCGGAGACCCAGGAGGGGCTGCTCACGCGCTCCTCGTCCGCCCTCTACACGGTGCGCATCCGCCTGGTGGACATGGGCCGGGTGGGGGACGTGCTCGCCGCGCTGTCCGGCATGAAGCAGGCGACGCTGCGCGAGCTGCGCTGGGGCTACACGCACGAACCGGAGGCCCGGCAGGACTGGCTGGAGGCGCTGGCCCGCGAGTCGGTGAAGAAGGCGCGCCGCGTGGCGGCCGGGCTGGGCGTGACGCTGGCCGGGCTGCACCGCTTCTCCGAGCGCACCTGGGAGTCACAGGCCTTCGGTGCAAGGGGCGGGGGCTACGGCGGCGGGGCGGAGGACGTGATGCCCATGGCCCCGTCCGGCAGCTACAGCGTGAAGCGGACGGCCGCACTGGGCTTCCCCGTGTCCCACCGCAAGAAGGTGCACGTGATGGCCACCGCGGAGTTCCAGTCGCACCCGGCCCCCGAGTCCTGAGTCGCTCGGGGCCGGAGCTTCCACTTCACGGCATGGCGCCGGGCGTGTGCTGGAGCACGAGCGCCTCCAGCCGCTGGAG
This DNA window, taken from Corallococcus coralloides DSM 2259, encodes the following:
- a CDS encoding SIMPL domain-containing protein (The SIMPL domain is named for its presence in mouse protein SIMPL (signalling molecule that associates with mouse pelle-like kinase). Bacterial member BP26, from Brucella, was shown to assemble into a channel-like structure, while YggE from E. coli has been associated with resistance to oxidative stress.), producing the protein MPERAATESGIIVVELSAEHELEADHVDAVVDVKASSFFTGNAAFANAKEVAALVRLMADLGVPATAFTLQSVQAETQEGLLTRSSSALYTVRIRLVDMGRVGDVLAALSGMKQATLRELRWGYTHEPEARQDWLEALARESVKKARRVAAGLGVTLAGLHRFSERTWESQAFGARGGGYGGGAEDVMPMAPSGSYSVKRTAALGFPVSHRKKVHVMATAEFQSHPAPES